From the Maniola jurtina chromosome Z, ilManJurt1.1, whole genome shotgun sequence genome, one window contains:
- the LOC123880729 gene encoding uncharacterized protein LOC123880729 has translation MTWYLCLILSSLVNFRYCINRPVFKVVLTQKGFTQFLQYDVETPPIREFTFCTWLRVFDLSHDQSLFTYVANGNNRVIQLWLDSGGKFMKIALNGRTFSSTLVDITENSWRHACLSYQSDFGAWAVYLDGRLASCEAAQSLYGFILPGGGSIIIGYGTTDSGITNGLEGEIFGANMILKSTIERNYTIKKDSQYQQNFFHKNKLIGSKNIKYIVLNDMKFDTSDFDISETTKLPIMNTTRSFIKFKSTHGSIEHDVGLDLIPKKTKLIDSSNEKEILDFTRKPNIRPTTHDNEKINFWNLLNEAGNIGKFKGHNSKAREQSGSGTQELPTISEYETPPPPVSFNDYIRTSVKIKNPFLKTSFEIKESGKSNLMYNENKYEISEVVKPPPYDKNTKVYGQWTSSQFANSVLNYLKNTNFENKKLKKVPSTIPLVKFSDTLPYASDYKLTKVQPFKFERRNIKTNTIHKRDITHPQINVKILQDDIRSQILESHAKSLPKNVEIINRGQTVTSDKYHRFYRNVDSQISSETIFSSENLKPTPFAAASKVNSMKALSNSGLYKNSKLMAILPFLKSAEYFVDENVEKKFIDSNEMYTKSLSNANKWHNIKSYNNDYTPRRINMESGEIDTSIDKDINTDNKNHPSLRSKYRPESHKIVKNIDEADTLNGRNAALEILNVSSTNPSSISILEYNQGILSDNKVTKSTKKPNLNIFADSRNKKVSNKNNFNQNIKIGNALNERYIIGDNAEANKISFIGGLEKIPDINRYRSDIDHVSEIVPPSLGPKVCKNVELYDGLLYVQPDGSVDVTHILSPEKEKNLGIEFIIQNYKKCSLEGSVFETNALILIDWSKTPVRLFGGSYPKKTTDLCGFF, from the exons caaACGGCAATAATCGGGTAATACAGTTGTGGCTTGACTCTGGTGGTAAATTTATGAAAATTGCCTTGAATGGAAGAACTTTTTCGAGTACTTTAGTGGACATTACTGAAAATTCGTGGCGCCATGCTTGCTTGTCTTATCAATCGGACTTCGGAGCATGGGCAGTCTACTTGGACGGTCGACTGGCATCCTGCGAGGCAGCCCAAAGT ttataCGGTTTCATATTACCCGGTGGCGGCAGCATTATAATTGGATACGGTACAACTGACAGTG GTATTACAAACGGCTTAGAAGGAGAAATATTTGGAGCAAACATGATACTTAAGTCAACAATAGAACGAAATTATACAATTAAAAAAGACTCCCAATACCAACagaatttttttcataaaaacaaattaataggcagtaaaaatattaaatatattgttttgaacgatatgaaatttgatacctcTGATTTTGATATCTCTGAAACTACAAAATTGCCTATTATGAATACTACTCGAAgtttcataaaatttaaatctaCTCACGGATCGATTGAACATGACGTTGGTTTGGATCTAATTCcgaagaaaactaaattaattgaCTCATCaaatgaaaaagaaattttAGACTTTACAAGAAAACCAAACATCCGCCCAACTACTCAcgataatgaaaaaataaacttcTGGAATCTTCTGAATGAGGCTGGAAATATAGGTAAATTTAAAGGCCATAATAGTAAAGCAAGAGAACAGTCTGGTTCGGGAACACAAGAACTTCCTACTATATCAGAATACGAAACTCCCCCACCACCGGTATCATTTAACGACTACATACGCACaagtgtaaaaattaaaaacccatTTTTAAAGACATCCTTTGAAATAAAAGAGAGTGGCAAATCAAACCTTATgtacaatgaaaataaatatgaaatatcaGAAGTAGTTAAGCCTCCCCCGtatgataaaaatacaaaagtgtaCGGTCAATGGACAAGTTCTCAGTTCGCTAATAGCGTATTAAATTATCTTAAAAACACTAATttcgaaaataaaaaattgaaaaaggtTCCTTCAACAATACCACTTGTTAAATTCTCGGATACTCTTCCATACGCTTCAGATTATAAATTGACTAAAGTGCAACCTTTCAAATTTGAACGGCGTAACATTAAAACTAATACTATTCATAAACGTGATATTACACATCCACAAATTaatgttaaaattttacaagatgACATAAGAAGTCAAATCTTAGAATCACATGCAAAATCCCTACCCAAAAACGTGGAAATTATAAATCGAGGCCAAACAGTAACAAGTGATAAATATCACAGATTTTATAGGAATGTGGATAGTCAAATTTCAAGTGAAACAATTTTTAGTTCCGAAAATTTGAAACCTACACCTTTTGCAGCCGCTTCTAAAGTTAATTCTATGAAAGCCTTATCTAACagtggtttatataaaaatagtaaattaatgGCAATACTTCCATTTTTGAAGTCTGCAGAATATTTTGTTGATGAAAACGTAGAAAAAAAGTTTATTGATAGTAATGAAATGTATACCAAAAGTTTATCaaatgcaaataaatggcatAATATTAAGTCATACAATAATGACTACACACCTCGACGCATTAACATGGAGTCAGGAGAAATTGATACTAGTATTGACAAAGATATAAATACAGACAACAAAAACCATCCATCATTAAGATCAAAATATAGACCCGAGAGTCacaaaatagttaaaaatattgatgaagCAGACACACTTAACGGGCGTAATGCGGCATTAGAAATATTGAACGTTTCTAGCACTAACCCGAgttcaatttcaatattggaatACAACCAAGGTATTCTTTCAGATAATAAGGTTACAAAAAGTACTAAAAAACCTAATCTCAACATATTTGCTGACAGCAGGAACAAAAAAGTttctaacaaaaataattttaatcagaACATTAAAATAGGCAACGCTCTAAATGAACGCTATATCATTGGCGATAATGCCGAAGCGaacaaaataagttttattggAGGTTTAGAAAAAATTCCCGATATAAACAGATATAGATCCGACATTGATCATGTAAGTGAAATAGTACCTCCATCTTTGGGGCCTAAAGTGTGCAAAAACGTTGAGTTGTATGATGGCTTATTGTATGTCCAGCCCGACGGTAGCGTTGATGTGACGCACATACTATCACCAGAGAAGGAGAAAAATTTGGGTATCGagtttattattcaaaattacaaaaagtgTTCGTTGGAAGGATCTGTATTCGAAACTAATGCCTTGATATTAATTGACTGGTCCAAAACCCCAGTACGCCTCTTTGGCGGTTCTTATCCAAAGAAAACTACGGATCTATGCGGTTTCTTTTAA